One Coffea eugenioides isolate CCC68of chromosome 2, Ceug_1.0, whole genome shotgun sequence genomic window, AAATATCTCTGCGACTCTGCTCGGCTGAGCTCTGGGAAAAAAACCTTACAGCACAAAAAGTACAGGTTACAATGCAGCCTAAAACCCAAACATGAATAGAGGAAGGAAGAATAAGAATGCAATTTACCTCATCAAAATACTCATCTGTATTGGGCATGTCCTTGCTCATTGGCAAAGTATAATTGGCTGCCATGCACCGATTACAGGTCACCACAAAAAGGAAACAGATGATGAAGAAGGAAAGGCCAAAGCATGGCAATTTAGATAGAAGGAACTACTGATCTAGACAAACCTAACATCTCATTTACAGCTTGAGCAGGAATTTCTTTTCCCATTTCTTTGTTCCTTTTATCTGAACGATTATTGAGCTCTTCCGGTCTCGGAAAAACAACAACGGCAATCTGCCTCAAGAAAACACAGCCTTTAATATCACAATATTAATGCAAGCATGGGGAAGCataatttcaactttttaaCATAAATctccaggaaaagaaagaatcaTACtttgaagagagagaaaaagttaCCTTACGGTAGTTCAAAAATGGCTTCAGCTTGCGTTTACGTGCATTCTTGTAGACATTTGTTTGGTCGATTATGAAATTGCGAGGCACCTTGGAAGCTCTGGACAGAAGAGTATTGAAAATCGCAGTTGCACGTTGCATCAGACGATCAAATCGTTCACCATAGTTATGTCTACGAAGCAGACCAGGCACCTTTATGAAATTCAAGCTTTTATCAGAAAATTGAGAAGAGAAAAATGCtacttaaaaatgaaaaagctcTAAAACTAAAACAAGGATACTAAGACGTGAATATGAAAGGCGTACAACCTTCATCTGATCCAGGACTAAATTGGTTCCAAGCAGAATATATCGCTTTTCTGGATGAGCCCTGACCAAATTCTCAGCCCACGTAGACTTGCCAGCAGCAGGTAATCCAACCATCATTATTAGTTCACAATCACTTACATTCTGAAACGTAGGTCCCAATATCACCTTCCGATCCTCAATTGCAGAGGCCCACGGTTTGTAGCCTTCTTGTGGAACTAATCCATCTTCAGTCCTGAATTGCATCTGAACTTCAACATTTTTTAGCAAAACATGAGGAAATAGTGCTGATTCCCATTGCAAGTTTTTGATTGGACAATTAACCACTTCGAGGCCACCAAAACCTGCATGAAACTGAATTGCAGTTCCCAGCCACTTCCCATTCTTTGAGAAACCAATTGAAGCCACGGGTTTACTTTCAAGGTTGACACAGCAAATTATAGTGTCACCATCATCAAACTGCTCTCCATAACCTGAATATTTTCCTGCATTAGAAAACATTCCTGTGCCCCCAAAACCAAAACTGTGTAGGGTCTCCCCAAGATTTCCAACAACATCATCTCCCCTTGAGATGCCAACCCTACATATATGCTGCTGGTCCAGTGGAGTGTCATCCATATCAACTGGCTGATGTGCAATAATTTTGCACCCAAAGCAATACTTTCCCCCAGTGATTCCCACGTTGGCCCGGGCACCAGACCAGCAATAAGCAAATCCCTCCTCATAAAGTGCTGAACCACGCAGACCATCTTCTTCAATATTGAAATCTGTCAAAGAGTGATGTCCGACATCAAGCTATAGAAAGGTGAAACCAATAATGGAAAAGTATTTACTCCTAATATTAGATCAAAGATAGCTGTTCATTGTGATTGAGTTGTACCCTAGATTATCACAAAGAAACACTTCTTGATTGCAaacaattgaagaaaatctcacATACGAGCTGGAAAACTAGCAGTGTATCACCCCCAatatcaaaataataataataataataaaaagaatatGCCTGACGGTTTCTTTTCATAGGGTAGTAGAATGCATCCAAGCCCTGACTGTTTTAGTTGAAAAAAATCCCAGCTCTGATTAGTTTAACTGAAAAATGTTCTATATACTTGACCTCTACCTCAATTTAAACATTCAGGGTCCTGACATGTCTGATGTAAATGCTAAATGATACAAGGTACAAGGAAACTTTCCAAATGGAGTTACTGTTTGATCACAATTTTTGTGTACTTGTGTACACATATACATAGGTTGAGAAACAATTTCATTGATGCACCTATTATTAAGTTAATCAATCATCATACGAGGGAAACTACACAAAGATTTAATTGTCATATGTGCCAATTTTTTATACAGAATGGATCTGTTCAACCTATTCAAGTCCCTCCGCCTCACCAAGAACATAATTCAAGAGGCATTTTATCAGTAAAAGAAGGTATACACAAATGGCAAGAATTTCCAACAACCCACCATTATctaacaaaattttctttcaGTCCTTTGCAATAAGGAAGATGACAGTCTCTTATGAAGagggaaaaattttaaaaaagttcACCGAAACCACTCAGAAGCATTATTTGTCATATACCTAAACCCGGGTTTTCCTCCTTTGACTCTCGGGGAAAAGGGGCTCTTGATTTTTACATCCTCCCATTCTTCTCCCATTTTCTTAAACAACGATAAGAGAAGGCAAATTGAACCCAAGTTACTAGCCTAATCCAATGACTTCTtacctaaattttttttaaaaaaaaaacacacattTTTGTCATAATTAAAAAACTAAAGCAACAGAACAGAAACCTAAAATTGACGGATTAACCAATGCATGTAATCATTTCCCAATGCACACAAAGACAAGccacaaaacaaaataatcccaacaaattaaaaaaaaaaaaaacatgcaaagaATCCTTTTATAGGATATCGAAATTCAACCCTCTATCTTGCGAAATTGAAGAAATCGGCGATCAAGAAATGGAATTCATACCGATATCACAATCGGCCGGATTGAGGAGGACGCGACGAACGGGCAGCGCCGGATGATAATCAGCAGAGGCTTGTTCTTCTGcttcaattttccctttcttGGCATCCCTCCACGGCGCCCCGTAACCCTCTTCGATCGGCTGAGGACGCTTTGCAGATGACGCCATCGCTCAGCAATGTCTGTCGCAAATTCTCTCAGGTAAGCTGATGCTCGCTTCCACTTCACTTCACTTCACTTCATTTCACTTCACTATATATAGCCAGTATTCTGCTGGCATATCCGTTACGTTGAGTTGGGTATTTATAGAGAACCTGAGCACCGCCTTGCCTGTGCAATGGCACGTGACATGTGTTTTTAACTTTTATTGGTTGCGTCACACTTGTAATCTGGGATTGCAGTTGATGGCACCACTAGGGAGCCTCTATGATGAAACTAATAACCTTAAAAGAAACTAATCAGGTGCACTTTAGGTGCATCATTTAAAAAGTTATTTTAGTCAATCATCTTTTGTGGTCGTCTTGATCCATTATGTTTAATCTCTCATCCCTTTAAGGTATGGTTAATGGAGAGATGATTTGGATCGAAAATTTAAGAATACTAATGGAATTGATGACGTGCATGGTATGTGCATtagtaaaaagtaaaaaaaaaaattatatataaagcTAAATAGAAAAGTGTCACAGGCCCTcaaccctaattttttttttttcaatttccctCACCAATTTCTTTAACGAGAGTCCAAACTATATAAATAAAAGGATTAGACAATTTCCCCCTCCTAATTTTCCCAAATTCATGACTTGCAAAGGATACAATAGTAAGGGATCATGCAATTAATAAGAAATGGAGAAATCAGTTGGCACagtaaatataaaatttagaaATTCACAAACACTTTTTAGTAAAGAATAATTTTTTTGGTCTTTGAAGACATCTCAAATGAGTTTATAAACATAATTTTAAACgcaattttttctaatttttagaaATTCTAACAATTTGAAAAACTTCTCGAGTTGATTGTAAACACATTGTAATAactaataatatttttttagtttGGAAACACCTTAAATATACTcctaaaaataaattatttatacCTTAAAGTGCTTATTGTTATATTTGTATCCCACTAAAATTGCACATTTACACAATTTGTCTACTAACTTCATGCTTTTCTTGAtatactttaaattttgaagaaaaaggacAACATATGGGCACTTTTAGAATGAAAACATCTTCTCAAttcaaaaatgagttttaaatTATTTATACCTTAAAGTGCCTATTGTTATATTACATCCCACTAAATTTGCACATGCACATAATTTGTCTATTAACTTCAAGCCTTTTTTAAtgtacttttaatttttttttaaaaaaaaggacaaCAAAGGGCACTTTTAGAATGAAAATATTTCTCAATTCAGAATTGAGTTTtgtaataatatattttgaaatggaTTGTCATTGTTACAAAAAGTCAAAAGTAGAGAAGTGATGTTTTTCAAAGTTCAGGGTGCTAAGTGAAATTATTAAAAGCTTCAatggaggtttttgaaattgtcccttctttttttacaaaaatcttttttttcctGCCTAGAAAATGATGCCTTATTAAAGACATTagtatgctttttttttttttttttataattaagacATCAGTATGTTAAGTTACAGATAAAAGATTTATCCCTAGCACTACTAACTCTTAAGTTTTCTTGAGGATGAAAAATTTTCGTACTTGTTTTATTACAaaaatctttttatttcatacTTGTTTTAGTTTTCTCGAGAAGTAGTGAGGTCATCAGTATCTGACTTACATATGAAAGATTGGGTTAAAAGCACTAACCCCTTCCTTCTCCTCCGCTAATGGTTTGGTGCCATTTGCATCTTTCCCCCTAACATTACTTTTATTGCACTTTCTTCCCTCAACTAACAATCAATATTAATAgtttggcaaaaaaaaattaatgatcTCAAAACAATAATTAGTAGAAATAATACTCGGAAAGAAGATTTGGCTTTTTGTTTCAAGTGAATGTTCTTAAAAATGGAATCCAACCACTTAAAAAAATCACGTGCCCTTGAAATCTATTTTAGAAGTCAAAATAAAATCACTTCAAGTgccaaaaaaatcataaaatgatTGCAAAAGAAAGAATACCATATAactttaaaaacaaaattttctgtttaaatatttaaatttacaCGATATGTGTATAAGAGACATCTTACGATATTTGTAACTTACCTCCATCTATTGATATCCATAATCTGAGAATGAATAAGGTTAACTATAGCAAAGTTTTCGAATTTACTTAATATGGTATAATTTTTTGTTAATAGAAGTGGAATGTTTTGGGAACTTACTTTTTGatttgccaaaaaaataaaaaaattgcatTGTTAAAAATGGATGACATGAGAAGCTTGGGCAGGGgaaaaaagagtaaaagaaaatggagATAAGGACGAAATTGAAACATTAGACATTTTTTAAAAACTGATGTAATTTAACAGAGGAAGCAATTTGCCAATTCCGCCTATCAAAGTTCTGTTCATTTGCAGAAGAGAACCAGGGCTTAGTACCTTTAGCCCTAAAAGATTTGTCCATGCGACTATTACAGACTTTTCAGTTTTAGGTACAGGAATTGCCCCAAAATAATCAAGGCATAGAAATTGCCCCAAAGCAATTGGGAGCATAACCCAGAAATATTCGTTTAACTAGTTCCTAACCTATTACTTAAGAGTAACTGCCCATAATTTGTTGAaagattttaaaaaagaaaaactataaGTTGATTGATAAAAAGATTTAGGGTGCGATTTGATATTAAGtcattgaattgttaagtattaaatctaatacatttgagtgtatgtCATATTCAGTgacaagtgaataacttatcacttaattttgggagcaagttttgcccagaaaattcagtgtcacttaattaattcagatattcaatttttggttatcatacaatctgaatatgttaagatttgaatccattaagtttaagtactgaattgaattatcaaatagGGCCTTAGTAAGACATAAGTGAtacgaatatatatataaagtggaaattaataaattaattaaaattactATAAATAAGGAAGTAAAAAAGGAAGAGAATtaattattacaaaaaaaaagcagtaaaagaatttaaaaataaaaaacacaaATTCTTAAGAAGTGGCGAAAAGATGGATAGTCCATTTGATAGAACATGAATATGTTCAACTTGACAGAATGCGGATACGTTCAACTCAGCAATCTACCATATGAAAAACTGAACATTATTTTATGTGTGCGTGTGTATGAGATTGGTAAAAACGGTAATTGCTTTTCCAAGGGGTTCATTAAACTAGCATATAGTCGGAACCAGCAATATAATAGCTGAAATGAAAATTATGAAACAATAGACCCCAAACAACTTCATAAATATTATCATTTCGAGCACCATTGAAACAAAGCCTCGTAACCAGAACGACAAAACCCATTGCAAGCAAATTAATCACCAATCAAGAAATACTAGATTTGTTTATTCCTTGGTCACAAACTCTAGTAACAGTACTTGCAATTATATTTGCAATATCCAGGTTGGTTGTTGCCTCTACTTTTATGATGCTTTGAGGACAAAATGACATTAGTGTTTGAGCCCGAAATACCAATGTGAAAACCAAACAGACTATGTAACAATGTTTTACATCTTAATAACCTTTGAAGCAAATGGCAAAACTAGTAACTAAACTAGTAGGCATTCTTTGTTTTAGTAATTCAACATTTTATTTAGCCGAAATAATCATTGAACTAATAAAAAAAGTATAATTTTT contains:
- the LOC113762596 gene encoding heterogeneous nuclear ribonucleoprotein U-like protein 1 — encoded protein: MASSAKRPQPIEEGYGAPWRDAKKGKIEAEEQASADYHPALPVRRVLLNPADCDIDFNIEEDGLRGSALYEEGFAYCWSGARANVGITGGKYCFGCKIIAHQPVDMDDTPLDQQHICRVGISRGDDVVGNLGETLHSFGFGGTGMFSNAGKYSGYGEQFDDGDTIICCVNLESKPVASIGFSKNGKWLGTAIQFHAGFGGLEVVNCPIKNLQWESALFPHVLLKNVEVQMQFRTEDGLVPQEGYKPWASAIEDRKVILGPTFQNVSDCELIMMVGLPAAGKSTWAENLVRAHPEKRYILLGTNLVLDQMKVPGLLRRHNYGERFDRLMQRATAIFNTLLSRASKVPRNFIIDQTNVYKNARKRKLKPFLNYRKIAVVVFPRPEELNNRSDKRNKEMGKEIPAQAVNEMLANYTLPMSKDMPNTDEYFDEVFFPELSRAESQRYLDQMKANLNASVVVSSHSDGMGFAGPWSNNAYSPYPPVGTPAGSNSYLCHGGYSHSGGSDCGNRFAASLDVNEPYRSYGAGYTSIAIDNNRMHMTEPYASLATVPFNSQDVYASQPRGSSHEMSIPSFGAPLRNKGSLPVGTPAGSNSYSYPINRLESYGSHGGYSHSGGSDGENRFAAPVNGNELYMSYGAGYTCSAADNNRMHMTETYASLTTVPFNSQVVYAGQPQRSSQELLGTGPPTFGSTTAGPYGSPYGAPVPRPSYGNFPPGKEHHGGYGPPGPW